The nucleotide window GGGCCTGAGCTGGCCGGACCGGCTGATACGGGCGGTCGCCCTGTCGACGGCTACGGTGCTGGCCCCGGCCGCCGGCGAGTTCGACAGCGCGGCGTACGAGGACCTGCTGACGCGCGTCGGCGTGCAGCAGCACACGGCCTGACCCTGGGGAGCACCCCGGAAACGACACGTCCCGGCCCTCACGAGGCGAGGACCGGGAGACGGTGCACGAAGACGGTGGCCCCGCAGGGCCGGGCAGGACTACCTGGTCTGGCCCGCCGTCAGCGAGAGCTGGTCGAGATTGGCGTCGCACTGGTCGCCCGTCTCGCACGAGAGCTTCAGCGTGTTCGAGCCCTTGGTGAGGTTGACGTAGGCGTACGTGTTCGTCCACCCCTTCTCCAGGTCGCCCTCCGCGGCCTTCGCGAAGTTCTTCATGTTGATGGAGCGCGGCGCCTCGGCGTTGACCGTGAGGGTCGTCTTGGCGTCCTTGCCGGGCACGCCGTACGTCACGTGCAGCGTGTACTCGCCGGCCTCGGGCACCTCGACCGTCCAGGTCGCCGAACGGCCGACCTCGTTGAGGCTGATGTATTGGCCGTTCGCGCTCTCGGCGCCCTTGACCGTGTTCTCCAGAGCCGCCGTGCCACCGAGCGACAGCGCCGCCGCGTCCTGCTTCGGGAGCTCGGCCGGCTTCTTCTCCGGTTCCTCGGACTCCTTGGTCTTCGGGGACTCCTCGACCTCGTTGCCGGGACCGGCCGACGTACCGGCCTCGTCCTTCTTCTTGTCCGGCTCGTCGTCGTTCGACAGGAGCGCGGCGCCGATGCCGATGAGGACGACCGCGACCACGGCGACCGCCGCGATCAGCAGTGCCTTGGTGTTGGGGCCGCCCCTGCCGGAGCCGTTGCCCCGGCGGCTCTGCTGCGGGTCCTGGGGCCCACCGGAGTGGCTCTCGGGGGCCGCGTACTGCGGGTGCGGCTGTCCGTACGGTGCCTGGGGCTGCTGGCGGTAGGGCTGCTGCGGAACGTGCTGCCCGTACTGGCGCTCGCCGACGGTCCGCACCTGGTGGTACGAGGTTCTGGGCACGCCGGGCTGCGCGGCCGGGCCGGGGTAGCCGTAGCCTCCCTGGCCGGGCGCCTGGGCACCCGCCGCCTGTCCGTCCTCGTACAGGTAGCCGAACGGATCGTCGTCCTCGGGCTTGCTCGAACCGTTGCTTCCGGCCGTCATCCCTGGGTCACTCCTCACCATGTCGCCAGCCGTCGCCGACCGGCCGAGCCTACCCCGAACGGAGCACGCCACTTATTGCCGCTTCCACTCATGGACGGCATCGGAAACCGGGGCGGGGTAAGGGGATGGCCGTGCCGTAAACCTCAGCCGGCTCTGCGGTGAACCTTCGACCGGGAGCGCTTTTCGACGTACATCCGCTGGTCGGCGGAGCGCAGGACCTCTTCGGCCGTCATGCCGCACTCGGCCCAGCCGATGCCGAAGCTGGCACCTACCCTGACCGCCCTGCCATCCACCCTGATGGGCGGAATGATGGCATTCCGCAAGCGTACGGCCAGGTCTGCCGCATCCGCGGCCCCGAGACCGTCCGCGAGGACGACGAATTCGTCACCTCCGAGGCGCGCGACCGTGTCGCCGTCCCGCACACAGGTGCTGAGCCGCCTGGCCACCTCGATGAGGACGGCGTCACCGGTGTGATGTCCGAAACGGTCGTTGATGGACTTGAAGCCGTCGAGGTCGCAGAAGAGGACCGCGAGGCCCTTCGCCCCGTCGTCGTGCCCGGTGTCCGGCGCCGCCGTGTGCACATGGTGGTCGTACGGGCCGCCGCCCGGCACCGGGTCCGCGTCGTAGCCGTCGGCCTGGTAGCCGTGTGCCCGGGAGGCGTCGGCATCGCCGTACGCCGCGTCCAGCGCTTCGATCGCGGTGGAGGCCACGGAGTGAGGCCTCTCACAGAGGCGGGCGCCGAGCCTGGCCTTCAGTTCGGCGCTGTTGGGCAGTCCGGTGAGCGCGTCGTGCGAGGCGCGGTGTGCGAGGTTCAGCTCGTGGCGCTTGCGCTCCTCGATGTCCTCGACATGGGTGAGGAGGAAGCGGGGGCCGTCGGCGGTGTCGGCGACGACGGAGTTGCGCAGCGAGACCCAGAGGTACGTGCCGTCCCGGCGGCCGAGCCGCAGCTCGGCCCGGCCGCCCTCGGCCGACGTACGGAGCAGGGTGCCGATGTCCTCGGGGTGGACCAGGTCGGCGAAGGAGTAGCGGCGCAGGACGGAGGCGGGGCGGCCCAGGAGACGGCACAGGGCGTCGTTGGTGCGCAGCAGTCTGCCGTGCTGGTCGCCGCCCATCTCCGCGATGGCCATACCGCTGGGCGCGTACTCGAACGCCTGGCGGAAGGACTCCTCGCTGGCCCGCAGCGCCTGCTGTTCGCGTTCGAGTCTGACGAGGGCCCGCTGCATGTTTGCTCGGAGGCGAGCGTTACTGATCGCGATCGCCGCCTGGGAGGCGTACATCTGGAGAGCTTCGCGCCCCCATGCGCCGGGCCTGCGCATGTTGCGCGGCCGGTCGACGGATATCACGCCGAGGAGATCCTGCCCGCCACCTGACGCGTACATCGGGGCGTAGAGCCGGTCCAGGGGGTGCCACTCGTCCTCGAAGCGCGGTTCGGGACCGTCGGTGTGCCACTGGGGTACGTCGTCTTCGAGGAGGACCCAGCCCTGGGTGTGGGGTATGAAGCGAAGCTGGTCCCACATCTCGCCCATGGACAGCCGGCGCTCCCAGGACTCACGGGAACCGACCCGTCCGGTGATCAGCGCCTCGGCCGCGGAGTTGCCCGCGAACGCGGCGACGACGAGGTCGCCGTCGGGCCGCACGAGGTTGACGCAGCCCAGTTCGTAACCGAGGCCGGAGACGATTCCGTCGGCCACGGTCTGCAGGGTGTCCGCCAGACTCCGCGCCGTGTTGAGATCAGCGACGGCCTGGTGCAGCTGCCGCATGGTCGCAAGGCGGACGTAGGGTTCCGACTCGGCCTCCATTGCTCGCACTCCCCGAGACCTCGACAGCAACTCCAGGTTTCATATCGACGTACTTGTTGCAGTGTCACGGCCACTGAATCACAGCGAGCTGTGCACTCGGTACTCAGGGTCAACAAATATCGCGCTCTGTGAGCCAAGTCACAACAGGTCGTGAAGGGGGGTCGAAGCGCTTCCTCCGGTCTCCTTCGTTTTCTTGAACGCACATCTGTACGTTGCAGCCGGTTGCGGTCCCTGCGTCGCCGACCTCCCCGGGCCCGGCCTCCCCGGCTCCCCCGCCCTCCCCGGCCCCTCGTCTGCTCCCCGGGTCCTAGGACCCGGCTGGTCCCCTGGCCCGATGCGGCCGGGAGCGGCTCGGGACTAGCGTGCCGGTGTGCTGACGAAACCCCCCACCCCGCGCCCCGAAGCCATCCCCCATGCTGAGGGGGTGAGCAACGACGAGTTCCGCGCCGCCCTCGCCCGCCTGGCCGCGGGCGTGGTGCTGGTCACCGCCCAGGAGCCGCCGCTCGACGAGCACGGCAGGGGGGAGGACGTCGGGATGACGGCGACCGCTTTCATGTCGGTCTCCCTGGACCCGCCCCTGGTCATGGTCAGCCTGCGAAACGACTCCCGGATGGACGACCTGCTGGCCGAGCAGCCCCTGTGGGCGGTCTCGGTCCTCGCGGAGAGCCAGCGCCAGGTCGCGAGCCGGTTCGCCATGAAGGGCCGGATCAGCGACCGGCTGCTGTTCGCGGACGTCCCCTACATACGGGGTGAGGTGACGCATGCCCCGCTGATCGGCGGAGCGCTCGCGACCCTGGAGTGCCGGACGGAGCAGCGGGTCCTGGCGGGTGACCACACCCTGGTGATCGGCCGGGTGCTGACGGCGGACCTGCCGAGCGCGGACGGCGAGCCGCTGACGTACTTCAAGGGGCGCTACCGGCAGTTGGGCTGAGCCACCGGCCCGGGCTGTTACCAGTCGCGGCCGGAGCGGCCGCGCTTCGTGTCGCCCCGCTGCTTCTTCTCCCGCAGCCGGCGCTCGTTGATCCCGCGCGGAATCCGGCGCTTCACCCGCGCCTTGGGGGGCGGGGCCGTGGCCTCCGCGAGCAGTGCGGTGAGCCGGACGGCGGCCGTTTCACGGTTGCGCCACTGGGAACGGTGCTCGGACGCCCGTACCACCACCACACCGTTGACCAGCTTGTTCGCCAGCCGTTCCAGCGCGCGGGCCTTCCAGACCTCGGGGAGCGACTCGGTCGCCGCGAGGTCGAAGCGGAGTTCCGCCTGCGAGTCGCTGGTGTTGACGTGCTGCCCGCCGGGCCCTGAGGACCGCGAGAAACGCCACATGAGCTCGGCCTCCGGCAGGGAGACCGCACCGCGGATGACATAGGGCCCGGACATGACACCCATGTTCCCTGGCCCACAGGGTGTTCGTCACCATCTTTTGCCGTAAGAGCTGTCCGGTGGCTGTCTGGAATGGGACAGAAGTTCGGCAAAGAAAGTAAAGGGAACAGGAACCTCGTGGTCTGTTGCCTGCGTTATGACGGGTGACGGTAGCTTTCGTGATGGCACGAAGCCCGTACACGACGAGGAAAGGGACTTCCCATGGC belongs to Streptomyces finlayi and includes:
- a CDS encoding carbohydrate-binding protein translates to MTAGSNGSSKPEDDDPFGYLYEDGQAAGAQAPGQGGYGYPGPAAQPGVPRTSYHQVRTVGERQYGQHVPQQPYRQQPQAPYGQPHPQYAAPESHSGGPQDPQQSRRGNGSGRGGPNTKALLIAAVAVVAVVLIGIGAALLSNDDEPDKKKDEAGTSAGPGNEVEESPKTKESEEPEKKPAELPKQDAAALSLGGTAALENTVKGAESANGQYISLNEVGRSATWTVEVPEAGEYTLHVTYGVPGKDAKTTLTVNAEAPRSINMKNFAKAAEGDLEKGWTNTYAYVNLTKGSNTLKLSCETGDQCDANLDQLSLTAGQTR
- the cdgB gene encoding diguanylate cyclase CdgB, with translation MEAESEPYVRLATMRQLHQAVADLNTARSLADTLQTVADGIVSGLGYELGCVNLVRPDGDLVVAAFAGNSAAEALITGRVGSRESWERRLSMGEMWDQLRFIPHTQGWVLLEDDVPQWHTDGPEPRFEDEWHPLDRLYAPMYASGGGQDLLGVISVDRPRNMRRPGAWGREALQMYASQAAIAISNARLRANMQRALVRLEREQQALRASEESFRQAFEYAPSGMAIAEMGGDQHGRLLRTNDALCRLLGRPASVLRRYSFADLVHPEDIGTLLRTSAEGGRAELRLGRRDGTYLWVSLRNSVVADTADGPRFLLTHVEDIEERKRHELNLAHRASHDALTGLPNSAELKARLGARLCERPHSVASTAIEALDAAYGDADASRAHGYQADGYDADPVPGGGPYDHHVHTAAPDTGHDDGAKGLAVLFCDLDGFKSINDRFGHHTGDAVLIEVARRLSTCVRDGDTVARLGGDEFVVLADGLGAADAADLAVRLRNAIIPPIRVDGRAVRVGASFGIGWAECGMTAEEVLRSADQRMYVEKRSRSKVHRRAG
- a CDS encoding flavin reductase family protein; this encodes MSNDEFRAALARLAAGVVLVTAQEPPLDEHGRGEDVGMTATAFMSVSLDPPLVMVSLRNDSRMDDLLAEQPLWAVSVLAESQRQVASRFAMKGRISDRLLFADVPYIRGEVTHAPLIGGALATLECRTEQRVLAGDHTLVIGRVLTADLPSADGEPLTYFKGRYRQLG
- the arfB gene encoding alternative ribosome rescue aminoacyl-tRNA hydrolase ArfB, producing MGVMSGPYVIRGAVSLPEAELMWRFSRSSGPGGQHVNTSDSQAELRFDLAATESLPEVWKARALERLANKLVNGVVVVRASEHRSQWRNRETAAVRLTALLAEATAPPPKARVKRRIPRGINERRLREKKQRGDTKRGRSGRDW